A genomic segment from Candidatus Binatia bacterium encodes:
- a CDS encoding tetratricopeptide repeat protein yields MTEQRIHETGQSPGVEAVRQWKNQGNWEEIAKQLPEIQRPVQVAQADLASEVGFALTQLGRLEEARALYTELYEAAPSHRIASGLAYIHYLALLQHKIKKPRLNDPESWRRGFERWIAEALRLEPKSLKDKYRLAVYHASILAQKDAVALRLFREVIGLFEALPEEVRNEQHRYFKTYVMALYGAARSAYRLKRYEDARRYIYRCIRVDKNRNHQEPLFKFFLAGKVLFALGEHADAERALRIALEHARHREHDFVYALLAEIALATNRPADAVNWLESNVRPHHRKPYIWRLLGDAELARGERRRALKLYKSSLLKDHVGRHLTLFKMGQIYESIREFGEARRCYEQAADFRRRRYVTEYPEALEALAKLCEQQGDIEGARNAYKRMALLPTFADRAQAELARLAG; encoded by the coding sequence ATGACAGAGCAACGCATCCACGAAACGGGCCAATCCCCCGGAGTGGAGGCGGTGAGGCAGTGGAAGAACCAGGGGAATTGGGAAGAGATCGCTAAGCAATTACCGGAAATTCAGCGACCCGTCCAGGTAGCCCAAGCCGACCTCGCAAGCGAGGTGGGATTTGCGCTTACCCAACTCGGGCGCCTGGAAGAGGCCCGGGCTCTCTACACCGAGTTGTACGAAGCTGCCCCAAGCCATCGCATCGCCAGCGGACTGGCCTACATCCACTACCTCGCTCTGCTGCAGCACAAAATCAAAAAGCCGCGGCTGAACGACCCAGAATCCTGGCGAAGGGGTTTCGAACGTTGGATTGCGGAAGCGCTGCGCTTGGAACCGAAATCCCTGAAAGACAAGTATCGGCTAGCCGTTTACCACGCGAGTATCCTGGCGCAAAAAGATGCAGTGGCCCTCCGGCTGTTCCGCGAAGTGATCGGTCTGTTCGAGGCCCTGCCAGAAGAGGTGCGGAACGAACAGCACCGGTACTTTAAAACTTACGTCATGGCGCTTTACGGTGCGGCTCGCTCCGCTTATCGCCTAAAGCGCTACGAAGATGCACGCCGGTACATCTATCGCTGCATTCGCGTGGACAAGAATCGCAACCACCAAGAACCCCTCTTCAAATTTTTCCTGGCGGGAAAAGTCCTGTTTGCTCTGGGCGAGCATGCCGACGCGGAACGCGCATTGCGGATCGCGTTGGAGCATGCCCGACATCGCGAACACGATTTCGTTTATGCCCTCCTGGCAGAAATTGCCTTAGCGACGAACCGACCCGCCGACGCCGTCAATTGGCTGGAGTCGAACGTCCGACCGCACCACCGAAAGCCGTACATTTGGCGACTGCTGGGCGATGCGGAACTCGCCCGCGGGGAGCGGCGGCGCGCATTGAAGCTCTACAAAAGTTCGCTGTTGAAAGATCACGTCGGCCGCCACCTGACGTTGTTCAAGATGGGGCAGATTTACGAGAGCATCCGCGAATTCGGCGAGGCGCGCCGCTGTTATGAGCAGGCAGCCGACTTCCGGCGCCGGCGCTACGTGACCGAGTATCCGGAAGCACTGGAGGCGCTTGCCAAGCTCTGCGAGCAGCAAGGAGACATCGAAGGAGCACGTAACGCTTACAAGAGAATGGCTCTGCTGCCAACGTTTGCGGATCGTGCTCAGGCTGAACTCGCCCGACTGGCAGGCTAG
- the cas2 gene encoding CRISPR-associated endonuclease Cas2, with translation MFTVIAFDISDDRVRYRVVKALKKYAVRVQKSVFEAPRLPENHLRRLQRQVERLIDPKTDRVRYYFLCAACKPRIESWGRGEVTEYEEFRVI, from the coding sequence ATGTTCACGGTGATCGCATTTGACATCTCCGACGATCGTGTGCGCTACCGTGTGGTGAAAGCGCTGAAAAAGTACGCGGTCCGCGTGCAAAAGTCTGTGTTCGAGGCACCGCGGCTGCCGGAAAATCACCTGCGGCGCCTGCAACGGCAGGTCGAGAGGCTGATCGACCCGAAGACGGACCGAGTACGCTACTATTTTCTCTGCGCCGCTTGCAAACCGCGAATCGAAAGTTGGGGGCGTGGCGAGGTCACAGAGTACGAGGAATTTCGCGTGATCTAA
- the cas1 gene encoding CRISPR-associated endonuclease Cas1: MKTAYITEPGATVRRNGPVLEVWLGNIKRTELLVHDLDQLVLMGNILVTPAVLDFLVNERIDTVFLSLHGKFRGRLMHHHSKNVTLRLAQYDALRDKGRALEFARRIVHGKIANMRAFLFKAARRHSAGAPLTETAHRLGAVQEQLAEASTLDEVRGFEGRASALYFEVFNVLLKNPDFEFSGRNRRPPLDPVNVLLSLGYTLLANAVETAVQIVGLDPYVGALHEIAYGRPSLVCDLMEEYRAMIVDPMVVACINQRVFTTNDFEPGQEGEPIRFKREAMKYFIELFERRLRNEILYPPRNQRLKYRQVIEEQVRHFARCVLGQEQRYEPFVVR, translated from the coding sequence ATGAAAACAGCGTACATCACAGAACCGGGGGCCACCGTGCGCCGAAACGGCCCCGTACTCGAAGTCTGGCTCGGAAACATCAAGCGCACAGAACTTCTCGTCCATGATCTGGATCAGCTTGTCTTGATGGGCAACATCTTGGTTACGCCCGCAGTTCTCGACTTTCTCGTCAACGAACGGATCGACACGGTGTTTTTGTCCCTGCACGGCAAGTTTCGCGGGCGGCTCATGCACCATCACTCGAAGAACGTCACCTTGCGGCTTGCCCAGTACGATGCGCTGCGCGACAAGGGGCGCGCGCTCGAATTTGCCCGGCGGATTGTGCACGGGAAAATTGCCAATATGCGCGCCTTCTTGTTCAAGGCTGCGCGGCGGCACAGCGCTGGGGCGCCACTGACCGAAACCGCCCACCGACTCGGAGCGGTGCAGGAACAGCTTGCCGAAGCCTCGACGCTAGATGAAGTTCGCGGCTTCGAGGGGCGCGCTTCCGCTCTGTATTTCGAAGTGTTCAACGTGCTCCTGAAGAATCCGGATTTCGAGTTCTCCGGGCGGAACCGGCGGCCGCCGCTGGATCCGGTGAACGTCTTGCTCTCCTTAGGCTACACCCTGCTGGCCAACGCGGTGGAAACGGCCGTGCAAATCGTGGGGCTCGACCCGTACGTCGGCGCCCTCCACGAAATTGCTTACGGCCGACCGTCGCTGGTGTGCGATCTCATGGAGGAATACCGGGCGATGATTGTGGATCCGATGGTGGTCGCATGCATCAACCAGCGAGTGTTCACCACCAACGACTTCGAACCCGGGCAAGAAGGAGAGCCCATCCGTTTCAAACGAGAGGCGATGAAGTACTTCATCGAACTCTTTGAACGGCGCCTCCGCAACGAAATTTTGTATCCGCCAAGGAATCAGCGGCTCAAGTACCGCCAGGTGATCGAGGAGCAAGTGCGGCACTTCGCTCGGTGCGTTCTCGGTCAGGAGCAACGCTACGAACCATTCGTCGTGCGCTAA
- the csm6 gene encoding CRISPR-associated ring nuclease Csm6 → MGWERTLLFVAGSSPQVITETVWALCRQRPVPRTQVFVITTTAGRDHIEQRLLRRGGPWSRLQRDYPAARNFHFNRKQVLVLPGPDRQPLDDVRSEADSKAAGDFILDFVRNHTRPEHPPLHASIAGGRKTMGYLLATAMVLFGRVDDRLSHVLVRPPELEGSSFFYPPPRGRFVKAETPAGKTIEVQLKDVSIDLAELPFLRLRLWQDSRDLAANSFSELVQRLQQRLGQVVRPTVEIDVALCRLVCGGEAIHVSPLRVGIYALLARRRQSHLPGSVCAGCSRCFLPAEEIGRGFREELRTLMQQLKSVAVGKTWSERNFRPEISKLNALLEEKLGSASKPYEVQIRGERGQRLYGIAAAPELLIVSGLPTIGGNVATSATAVA, encoded by the coding sequence ATGGGGTGGGAGAGGACGCTGCTGTTCGTTGCCGGATCGTCCCCGCAGGTGATCACCGAAACTGTGTGGGCTCTCTGCCGGCAACGGCCCGTGCCGCGCACGCAAGTGTTCGTCATTACCACCACTGCGGGGCGAGACCACATCGAACAACGACTACTGAGGAGGGGCGGTCCGTGGTCGAGGCTCCAACGCGACTACCCAGCCGCACGCAATTTCCACTTCAATCGCAAGCAGGTGCTCGTGCTGCCAGGGCCGGACCGGCAGCCGCTCGATGATGTTCGCAGCGAAGCCGACAGCAAGGCTGCCGGGGACTTCATTCTGGATTTCGTTCGCAACCACACAAGACCGGAGCACCCTCCCCTGCACGCTTCCATCGCGGGCGGGCGAAAAACGATGGGCTATCTGCTCGCCACCGCAATGGTTTTGTTTGGCCGCGTGGACGACCGCTTATCGCATGTGCTGGTGCGTCCCCCGGAGCTGGAGGGCAGTTCATTTTTCTACCCGCCACCACGGGGCCGCTTTGTGAAGGCCGAGACCCCGGCCGGCAAAACAATTGAGGTTCAGCTGAAAGACGTGTCGATCGATCTTGCCGAACTCCCCTTTTTGCGCTTGCGGCTTTGGCAAGATAGCCGCGACCTCGCCGCAAACAGTTTCTCTGAGCTTGTTCAGCGTTTGCAGCAGCGTTTGGGCCAGGTTGTGCGGCCTACTGTTGAAATCGATGTGGCGCTCTGCCGCTTGGTGTGTGGTGGTGAAGCCATCCACGTTTCTCCCCTGCGGGTAGGGATCTACGCGCTTCTTGCGCGGCGGCGGCAGAGCCATCTTCCCGGGAGCGTTTGCGCTGGTTGCTCTAGGTGCTTCCTGCCGGCTGAAGAAATCGGGCGGGGTTTCAGAGAAGAACTCCGCACGCTCATGCAACAGCTGAAGAGTGTGGCAGTTGGGAAAACGTGGTCAGAGCGCAACTTCCGCCCGGAAATTTCCAAACTCAATGCGCTCCTCGAAGAAAAGCTGGGCAGTGCGAGCAAACCGTACGAAGTGCAAATCAGAGGAGAACGCGGCCAACGTCTTTACGGTATCGCCGCGGCACCAGAACTCCTGATAGTCAGTGGCCTGCCAACCATTGGTGGCAATGTTGCCACGAGTGCCACAGCGGTTGCGTAA
- the cmr4 gene encoding type III-B CRISPR module RAMP protein Cmr4, whose product MAEQRMFDTRLLVMLAETPVHAGTGAELGAVDLPIQRERHTRFPTIHGSGVKGVLRDLSERVNGNGKESVTTVLFGSPPPKAAGGEGLEAGSLVVADARLLLLPVRSVGHAFAWVTCPYLLSRFLRDAGDCQPDKRGDIEAAIKASTIPSTDKGVVHTAFPLSAAMIEELELPVEKKDLNKLIGLLQQMLPGGAEMQYWRDLLPKNLLIVPDDVFSDLALHGTEVVTRVRLSDEKTVEKGALWTEEYLPADSLLYSVLGLESRRLATKWAKKGQPTGPADGWKWVADLVQKNPVAQFGGKETVGRGFFRLQLWPAAAN is encoded by the coding sequence ATGGCAGAGCAACGGATGTTCGATACACGGCTCCTCGTGATGCTAGCGGAAACACCGGTGCACGCTGGCACGGGCGCAGAGCTTGGGGCGGTCGACCTACCGATTCAAAGGGAACGTCACACACGGTTTCCCACCATCCATGGGTCGGGAGTAAAAGGCGTGTTGCGCGACCTTTCGGAGCGGGTAAACGGCAATGGCAAAGAATCGGTAACGACCGTGCTCTTTGGAAGCCCCCCGCCAAAAGCTGCCGGCGGAGAGGGCCTCGAGGCTGGATCCTTAGTGGTCGCCGATGCTCGCTTGCTCTTGCTACCGGTGCGCAGTGTTGGGCATGCATTCGCGTGGGTTACGTGCCCCTATTTGCTGAGCCGCTTCTTGCGCGACGCTGGCGATTGCCAACCGGACAAACGCGGCGACATTGAGGCCGCAATCAAGGCAAGCACGATTCCAAGCACGGACAAGGGAGTGGTGCACACTGCATTTCCACTTTCCGCGGCGATGATCGAGGAACTCGAGCTACCCGTGGAGAAGAAAGACCTAAATAAGCTCATTGGCCTGCTGCAGCAAATGCTGCCCGGTGGGGCGGAAATGCAGTACTGGCGGGATTTGTTGCCGAAGAACTTGCTCATCGTTCCGGACGACGTGTTTTCGGACCTCGCCTTGCACGGCACCGAGGTAGTCACGCGCGTGCGCCTCAGCGACGAGAAGACCGTCGAGAAAGGAGCGCTGTGGACAGAGGAATACCTGCCGGCGGACTCCCTCCTCTACAGCGTGCTGGGGCTGGAAAGCCGCCGCCTCGCCACGAAGTGGGCCAAGAAGGGCCAACCCACGGGGCCCGCCGATGGTTGGAAGTGGGTGGCCGACCTCGTGCAAAAGAACCCCGTGGCTCAGTTTGGCGGAAAGGAAACGGTGGGGCGTGGCTTCTTCCGTCTCCAACTTTGGCCAGCGGCGGCCAACTAA
- the cas10 gene encoding type III-B CRISPR-associated protein Cas10/Cmr2, with protein MTNVDRWTLKIHAFLHDPPHKPLALGRGHAAQGASIAERITEKALSNGTASLIATADHLAAGADRQSWLAQFRVDPKQQLQLIHPLEGKPILQPGTRRGQAFELVFPTECVDAAERIGAQLPGVIGELPNNRLRFLVLWRFLPELLARMEGRQRNLGLLWPLLPADSRMPDHSVLIHDSLVSALATILDQGTKAALLRVQFAPVQDFIEASRKLRDLWASSSILAETTWCAMETIVEEFGPDHVLFPSLRDEPRFDRWLLGQPQLRECAPEDPGKRQQSPLWAVFDETERYLPRALRTPSLPNVFTAVIPYEQAEEIARKVEKKVRAFWEDSVRQAGDCAGEGQEYGERAREQAQALLQVFWSVVPWPLDQSPRTWVASTHETCWHKRTPIVSEALATIDTVEEVFSGYEPNAGLLYPDITDQATLLVDAVKRERAQHVSDEGGLKCSCCGERQVLGGNDFWIQRTEGLAKRKDRKRLSEGEQLCGPCTWKRLFELEGLREEDSGPFGPRHPSTGDVAAAQFKLDVILACRDGNKKLLEKVKAFVDAVQADVSEGRLDEGDTRVFCPQAVDLAARKSEEKTLIEFARIDGQWLLDFPREEAPEAKPEETLRAARELRRAAADANIDAPRPYLAVIDFDGDSMGKWLSGTHEHFPRVLQTLHTKVVEMLKADHPAGWQALAERPRFLSPAFHASLSAAAATFARVAAPMTIEGEALPGHLIYAGGDDALFLAPVPVALELALRLRLRFSGWPKKFESLLLKADESNFAGFRELLRSHFNTPSAWTLATFGTQSGRPEPADQWEQVRKVGLAFGTNATASAGMCVFHYRWPLGSALRMAREALNAAKQVARNSLGIIVQRRSGSISRTVLPFFLKDTSDQASSPTIFPVLSLIEATAAFMKEEQGVSARLATAFREEIAALHIEPRAGRLPGTKRADSQLWDIGEALARRVVLRRDLAGSKRSDESKKENPVRDYLERVVLDLGRGVRATCKDNPVQALFEWSEALTVAAFLARPGERG; from the coding sequence GTGACGAACGTCGATCGCTGGACTCTCAAGATTCACGCGTTTTTGCACGACCCACCCCATAAGCCACTTGCTTTGGGGCGGGGCCACGCGGCACAAGGAGCCAGCATCGCCGAGCGCATCACCGAAAAAGCACTCAGCAACGGCACTGCCAGCCTCATTGCGACAGCGGACCACCTGGCCGCAGGGGCTGACCGGCAGAGCTGGCTCGCGCAATTTCGCGTCGACCCGAAACAGCAACTGCAACTCATCCATCCGCTCGAAGGAAAGCCCATCTTGCAACCCGGAACGCGCAGGGGCCAAGCGTTCGAGCTGGTCTTTCCGACTGAGTGCGTCGATGCGGCCGAACGCATCGGCGCACAACTGCCAGGGGTGATCGGAGAGCTACCGAATAACCGCCTGCGCTTCCTAGTCTTGTGGCGTTTCCTGCCTGAGCTCCTCGCACGGATGGAAGGACGCCAGCGAAATCTAGGCTTGCTTTGGCCGCTCTTACCTGCCGATTCCCGCATGCCCGATCACTCGGTTCTCATTCATGATTCCTTGGTTTCCGCCTTGGCGACGATTTTAGACCAAGGCACCAAAGCTGCCCTTCTCCGCGTACAGTTTGCACCCGTGCAGGACTTCATCGAAGCCTCGCGAAAACTTCGCGATCTCTGGGCTTCGTCGAGCATCCTGGCCGAAACCACTTGGTGCGCCATGGAAACAATCGTCGAGGAGTTTGGTCCGGATCACGTGCTGTTCCCCAGCTTACGCGACGAGCCCCGTTTCGACCGCTGGTTACTTGGCCAACCACAGCTGCGGGAGTGCGCACCGGAGGATCCTGGCAAGCGGCAGCAGTCGCCGCTGTGGGCCGTGTTCGATGAGACCGAGCGCTATCTCCCCCGTGCGCTGCGTACGCCTTCGCTCCCGAACGTGTTCACCGCTGTCATTCCCTACGAGCAGGCCGAAGAGATAGCCCGAAAGGTTGAGAAGAAAGTGCGTGCGTTTTGGGAAGACAGCGTTCGCCAAGCAGGGGACTGCGCAGGCGAAGGACAAGAGTACGGCGAACGGGCGCGCGAGCAAGCGCAAGCCTTGTTGCAAGTGTTCTGGAGCGTGGTGCCGTGGCCGCTCGACCAAAGTCCTCGAACTTGGGTCGCGTCAACCCATGAGACTTGCTGGCACAAGCGTACCCCGATTGTTTCTGAGGCGCTGGCAACCATCGACACCGTAGAGGAAGTGTTCTCCGGGTACGAACCCAATGCTGGCCTCCTGTATCCGGACATAACCGACCAGGCCACGTTGCTGGTTGACGCGGTGAAACGTGAGCGGGCGCAGCACGTTAGCGACGAAGGTGGGCTCAAGTGTAGTTGCTGCGGCGAGCGGCAAGTGCTTGGCGGCAATGACTTTTGGATCCAACGGACCGAAGGGCTTGCCAAACGCAAGGACCGCAAGCGGCTCTCCGAAGGCGAACAGCTTTGCGGACCTTGCACATGGAAGCGCCTATTCGAACTGGAGGGTTTGCGCGAGGAGGATTCCGGCCCCTTCGGCCCTCGCCACCCCTCCACCGGAGATGTTGCCGCAGCCCAGTTCAAGCTGGACGTGATTCTGGCCTGCAGAGACGGCAACAAGAAGCTCCTAGAGAAGGTGAAAGCTTTCGTTGACGCGGTACAGGCTGATGTGAGCGAAGGAAGGCTAGATGAAGGGGATACCCGAGTGTTCTGCCCCCAGGCGGTGGATCTGGCAGCGCGGAAATCGGAGGAAAAGACACTGATTGAGTTTGCCCGAATCGACGGTCAGTGGCTGTTGGACTTCCCGCGCGAAGAGGCACCAGAGGCGAAGCCGGAGGAAACGCTGCGCGCGGCGCGAGAGCTGCGGCGCGCGGCTGCTGACGCCAACATCGATGCGCCGCGCCCGTACTTGGCGGTGATCGATTTCGACGGCGACAGCATGGGGAAGTGGCTTTCGGGGACGCATGAACACTTCCCGAGAGTCTTACAGACTCTACACACGAAGGTCGTCGAGATGCTCAAGGCCGACCACCCCGCGGGCTGGCAAGCCCTCGCCGAACGCCCACGCTTCCTCAGCCCCGCCTTCCACGCGTCGTTGAGTGCAGCCGCTGCAACATTTGCTCGCGTGGCAGCACCGATGACCATCGAAGGGGAGGCGCTACCGGGACACCTCATTTACGCTGGCGGCGACGATGCCTTGTTCCTGGCCCCCGTTCCAGTCGCCCTAGAGCTTGCTCTGCGGTTGCGCCTGCGTTTCTCCGGCTGGCCCAAGAAGTTCGAATCACTCCTTCTCAAAGCGGATGAGAGTAACTTTGCAGGGTTCCGCGAATTGCTTCGTAGCCACTTCAATACGCCGAGCGCTTGGACCTTGGCGACGTTCGGTACGCAAAGTGGTCGCCCTGAGCCTGCCGACCAGTGGGAACAGGTGAGGAAAGTGGGCCTTGCCTTCGGCACGAACGCAACCGCATCCGCTGGGATGTGCGTGTTCCATTACCGCTGGCCCTTGGGTTCGGCGTTGCGAATGGCTCGGGAGGCCCTGAATGCTGCCAAGCAGGTAGCGCGGAACTCGCTCGGGATCATCGTGCAGCGGCGTTCGGGTTCGATCAGTCGGACCGTCTTGCCCTTTTTCCTCAAAGACACATCGGACCAAGCCTCCTCGCCAACAATCTTTCCGGTGCTGAGCCTCATCGAGGCAACCGCAGCGTTCATGAAGGAGGAACAAGGGGTGTCCGCGCGCCTTGCAACCGCGTTCCGAGAGGAGATCGCAGCCCTCCACATCGAACCGCGAGCGGGCAGACTGCCCGGAACAAAGCGCGCTGACAGCCAACTCTGGGACATTGGGGAAGCACTGGCACGGCGTGTGGTTCTCCGGCGAGACTTGGCTGGGAGCAAGCGGTCGGACGAGTCGAAAAAAGAAAATCCCGTGCGCGATTACCTCGAGCGAGTGGTCCTCGACCTCGGCCGCGGTGTACGGGCAACCTGTAAGGACAACCCAGTGCAGGCTCTGTTCGAATGGAGCGAAGCGTTAACTGTGGCAGCATTTTTGGCACGACCTGGGGAGCGGGGGTGA
- a CDS encoding CRISPR-associated primase-polymerase type A1: MATRESSSSSVASGHLALAARAAAEGNYALVKELYAAAAAAGAVEGERAKWALLLIEAGELEEGWRLQGQQPEGILSQEKGSQPESEDTGDDFLTFEATPRVDQGKTPSTDTALIELFRRWFAGRGDVYARQWYDARNDRTGYVPVREPLDDRVIAQHLEGRITIGQYLLYPDHHVSFAVIDLDPTSAALEQARLEQTDELGGLGLPALREYASRIVRTARELDVPTLLEDTGGAGLHIWIFFAPRVPARRARAFVRELLWRSGSQPASVVVEIFPKQDELTGKGLGNLVKLPLGVHQATLRPSRFLQGESLEPLPELSALRSVCPVDPVIFDRLLNDRVVPLRPLQAPTPTPQEPSLPTSPLGSPRALAEALAAIESRKPVAEAVDRVLENCAVLRELARRALEGEPLPTTGLRCLLYSIGLIGRDNPVIEQIFARTGASRKELERVRRGLQSPVGCRRLKEYFPQLAERCSCPEVPEAGYATPVLFALSGSPHFHRREPLSPVAADEWLGSDFPDTGSSKEELRKIIARLEEVEKILRELLGRPPSNPSTPESSAPPWEPATEAAETSPSGGRSPKT, from the coding sequence ATGGCAACGCGAGAGAGCAGTTCCTCTTCAGTCGCCTCAGGACATCTCGCACTCGCTGCGCGTGCAGCAGCGGAGGGCAATTATGCGCTCGTCAAAGAGCTCTACGCGGCTGCTGCAGCAGCGGGTGCGGTAGAGGGCGAGCGCGCGAAGTGGGCCTTGCTCCTGATCGAAGCGGGCGAACTCGAAGAGGGCTGGAGGCTCCAGGGCCAGCAGCCGGAAGGCATCCTGAGCCAAGAGAAGGGCTCGCAGCCGGAATCAGAGGACACGGGAGACGACTTTCTCACCTTCGAGGCCACTCCCCGCGTGGATCAGGGGAAGACACCATCCACGGACACTGCGTTGATTGAGCTCTTTCGACGTTGGTTCGCCGGCCGTGGCGATGTTTACGCGCGCCAATGGTACGACGCTCGCAACGATCGAACGGGCTATGTCCCTGTGCGAGAGCCGCTCGACGATCGCGTGATTGCCCAACACCTCGAAGGGCGCATCACCATTGGTCAGTACCTTCTATATCCAGACCACCACGTAAGTTTTGCCGTGATCGACCTTGACCCGACAAGTGCAGCCCTCGAGCAAGCACGCCTGGAACAAACGGATGAGCTTGGCGGCTTGGGCTTACCCGCACTGCGTGAGTACGCCAGTCGCATCGTCCGTACGGCGAGAGAGCTCGACGTGCCCACTTTGCTGGAGGACACGGGTGGGGCAGGGTTGCACATTTGGATCTTTTTTGCCCCGCGTGTTCCTGCCCGCCGTGCCCGTGCCTTCGTGCGCGAACTGCTCTGGCGCAGTGGGTCGCAACCGGCGAGTGTCGTGGTGGAGATCTTCCCGAAGCAAGACGAACTTACCGGCAAGGGTCTCGGCAACCTCGTGAAGCTGCCGCTCGGGGTACATCAAGCAACCCTTCGCCCCTCGCGCTTCTTGCAAGGTGAAAGTCTGGAACCCCTACCAGAGCTGTCTGCCCTGCGGAGCGTTTGCCCGGTGGATCCGGTGATCTTTGACCGACTGCTGAACGACAGAGTGGTACCGCTGCGTCCCCTGCAAGCGCCAACTCCAACGCCGCAAGAGCCAAGTCTTCCGACGAGTCCCCTGGGTTCTCCCCGCGCGTTAGCCGAAGCCCTCGCGGCCATCGAGAGCCGGAAGCCCGTGGCGGAAGCCGTCGACCGCGTTTTGGAAAACTGCGCCGTGCTGAGAGAGCTCGCGCGGAGGGCGCTCGAAGGGGAGCCCCTACCTACGACGGGGTTGAGGTGCCTGCTCTACAGCATTGGCCTCATTGGCCGCGACAATCCCGTCATCGAGCAAATTTTTGCGCGCACGGGTGCAAGCAGAAAGGAGCTAGAGCGGGTCCGCCGTGGCCTACAGTCGCCAGTGGGCTGCAGGCGCCTCAAGGAGTATTTTCCACAACTTGCCGAGCGATGTAGCTGCCCTGAGGTACCGGAGGCCGGCTACGCCACTCCGGTGCTGTTTGCACTCTCGGGTTCGCCCCACTTCCACCGCCGCGAACCTTTGTCTCCAGTAGCAGCCGATGAATGGCTGGGATCGGATTTCCCCGACACGGGGAGCTCGAAGGAGGAACTGCGCAAAATCATCGCCCGGTTGGAAGAGGTCGAAAAGATCCTGCGTGAACTTCTCGGGCGTCCGCCATCCAACCCATCTACTCCGGAGAGCTCCGCACCGCCTTGGGAGCCCGCCACCGAAGCTGCCGAAACCTCGCCTTCGGGTGGACGGTCTCCCAAGACCTGA
- a CDS encoding CRISPR-associated ring nuclease: MYSGSTYLVAVAGVQAKRIVEAFYALTVAAPKPVKIERIDVIGTQRVWDAYRATLGPHASILSKVARQHGICVPELRFHLLTNPSGTEPLRDLLTTDDNMAAWRQVLEIVRTLIAESSTLLGVCAGARQALRQALTLAFQLLARPQDRLFDIRVRGLLAEARPTAGRARRSTPRVVLSELPFLRVQELPRRADALEQPTLVAAVQPGLDDHPQPSLEFHLDERGTLTRVVVDGRTLWPNRLRIRLRQRDLVLWLHLAQLRKQHCPAPSSVVTAPPCHRVADAQEIPKDAETAQWAPLPEAKGARSGLDPHTGAANGSPIRPCPCCFREAAQLSAFVPESDRELPDEYVRQAMSRIKRALSQFGLPLAHLEAVRFRGAGSRPHTSYGIHLDPDRITIRTPNP, translated from the coding sequence ATGTACAGCGGCTCCACTTACTTGGTCGCCGTCGCCGGCGTGCAAGCGAAGCGGATTGTCGAGGCGTTTTATGCACTCACGGTCGCAGCACCCAAACCCGTGAAGATCGAGCGCATCGACGTGATCGGAACCCAACGCGTGTGGGATGCCTACCGCGCCACACTCGGGCCTCACGCGAGCATTCTCTCAAAGGTCGCTCGGCAACACGGGATCTGTGTACCCGAACTCCGCTTCCATCTCCTCACGAACCCCTCGGGCACAGAGCCGCTCCGCGATTTGCTGACCACCGACGATAACATGGCAGCATGGCGACAAGTCCTCGAAATCGTTCGGACGCTCATCGCCGAGAGCAGCACCCTGCTTGGGGTATGTGCTGGCGCCCGCCAAGCGCTGCGGCAAGCGCTGACCCTCGCCTTTCAACTTTTGGCCCGACCGCAAGATCGCCTCTTCGACATCCGCGTGCGCGGACTGCTTGCCGAAGCGCGTCCCACCGCGGGCCGTGCACGGCGCTCCACACCAAGAGTGGTCCTCAGCGAGCTTCCGTTTCTACGTGTGCAGGAATTACCCCGCCGCGCGGACGCCCTCGAGCAACCTACCCTCGTCGCCGCTGTGCAACCGGGGCTTGACGATCATCCCCAGCCGAGCCTGGAGTTCCACCTGGACGAACGGGGAACGCTCACCCGCGTAGTCGTGGACGGTCGCACGCTTTGGCCCAATCGGCTGCGGATCCGCTTGCGCCAACGCGATCTTGTTCTTTGGCTTCACCTCGCCCAATTGCGGAAACAGCACTGCCCAGCGCCCTCATCCGTGGTGACCGCTCCTCCCTGCCACCGCGTGGCCGATGCGCAGGAAATCCCCAAAGATGCGGAAACGGCGCAGTGGGCACCGTTGCCAGAGGCCAAGGGCGCTCGCTCGGGGTTGGATCCGCACACCGGCGCCGCCAACGGCTCCCCGATCCGCCCCTGCCCTTGTTGCTTCCGTGAGGCTGCTCAGCTTTCCGCGTTCGTGCCTGAGAGTGACCGCGAGCTTCCCGACGAATATGTCCGGCAAGCCATGTCCCGCATCAAACGCGCCCTATCCCAGTTCGGCTTGCCCTTGGCTCACCTCGAGGCTGTCAGGTTTCGCGGCGCTGGGAGCCGCCCGCATACGTCCTACGGAATCCATCTCGACCCCGACCGCATCACGATCCGGACCCCCAATCCCTAA